The genomic DNA taataaagtttatattttatttatttcttcaaaaatacattttatttttatttttattttttatttaatattgaaATACTTTAAGTAAATCtaagtgtttttattttattttattttattttataatgaaGTGAATCTAagtgttaaaattttaaataataaaattttgctcaaacattaaaattttcttaaagatgtaatgttttttttgaaaattttcaaaacgtTATTTTTAGTGACCTGTTAACCAACACCTACTAGTTTTATCAGGATGAGTAGGTTCAAATTTGATATTacaagtataatttttttacttaactCAAACCAATTGAGTTTGATTGGATCAAATAATAGGTTGGCCGAAACATGGGCAACCTAATTCGTAAATGGTCACTACAAATATAATAcgaaacaaaagaaataataatcaaatataaTCGTTTGATTCGAGCAACGAGTAACCAATTTTAATtacatgaaattaatattttaattaatagagACGAGTTTAATTGGTTTGATTTGTTTAAACTCAAACATaatctattttattatatgtttgAGTTCAAACaagacaaaatcaaataaattagaCTAGTCTATATTAATTAATCACTTTCATTTAGATAATCATTTTATTGATCTTTCTCAAGAGTCCTTACAATTTGTAACTCTTATCACATAGTAAAATCTATCAAAAATTTCGACACTACCATCATATTTCTTATTTGTAGCGGGAAAGGCAGGTGCCTTTAGGCCTAACTTCCATCGCCGCCGCACCGGTATTACCCACCACCTCCAGTTCAGCCCATCGAGGTAGCAGAGCCGCCATAGACCGGCGTTTGAGGTCAGTAATtgttcctctctctctctctaggttccattgaaatgaaaattcatGATAAAGTTTACAACTTTTTCGAATTCCTGACATTTTTTCACATCTGGGTTTTCTCCACTGTTCCTTATGCATGCTTCAGTGTTAAGCCGATCCAATAATCCAATGGCATCAAAATTATGGGGATGGTTATTGGTATCAATTGGATCACTTCTCTTTGTTGGTTACTTCTTTCTTGCTCTTTTTTCAAAGCTTCTTCCTCCTTCCAATAACCCTTTCATCTCTTCCTTCCAAAATGACTGGTAACCAACTTTTCTATTCTATTCTTTCTTATTTGCAGATTATgtatataagctatttctatagtaAAAGATACAATgaagttaaattgattttgtataagctatttgTCATAAGTCATCtttgagaacttatgaatttaTCTACTTAGggcttgtttggattgacttatttgagtttatttactcatataagttttgtgagattTTTCGGGAGAACGTATGAAATTGTAAGGTTTTATTCCTCAAATTTATGAAATTGCAATTTAGTACCTTAAATTGAATATTGTCAGTAAGTTTGGTCGTTTCGTCAAATTTAACACCAAGATTTTAAATgttctttgtttttgtcttgATGGACCAAGAGATTATTTAAGTCAATACATAGGTCTAAATTGATTGACCTTCTTCAATGTAAGGGATAATTTATTATTTCGTAAATTTGACGGACTAAATTGCTTGATCGTTACAATTTCGAGAACCTAAATGTTGATTTACTCTGAAATTGCAATATATGTCTGTTTGGTGATTCTTTGTTTTATACAGCTTTGGTGGTAGGGAGAAAAATGAaagtactattttttatttgaggatAAGCTAAACTATGAAGAAGGATTTAAATGGTTTGTTAGTcaatatgatttatgataggaTGTTGTGGTGTTGTTTGAACCGTATAGCCTAACCAAATAGTGAGAAAATACTTAGATTGTTATGTTTATGTCGTACAAATGAGAAAAATGCTGAAGAAATAATGCTGTCAAATAACGGTTATAGCAACATTTTAGCGTAGCAGAGTTTGAACAAATTATGTGATACACTATTTAGGACAATGTGTTGTTGAACAGTGGAGCAATATCCCTATAAcatagtggaatttgaacagACCACTATTTTCCGCAATTGACAACACTGTACAAATGAGAAAAGGTGAAAGTAATTTCTTCCTGTTTTTTTGCTTTGCTTATTGTATAGTAGATTGTTAATGCTTATGCCTATAAGCAGCTATGAAACTTTCCATTCCATGAAGTGAATGGTTCAAGTTGTCTCATTTGTAAATATACTTCGACCCCTAGCAAGCTAAGTCAGTTAAATTCTTACATCCCCAATCACCTCTTTAAAAGGATTTCAGTGTCTCGAATAGGCTCATATATGTGATTACAAAGGGGACTTTAGTTATCAACATTGAGTGTAGTGAAGTTATCATTTGGAGTCCACACATAAGTCCACCTTTCAATGTTAGGGATGCAATTTGCCAAGTGCTGGTGCAATGTTGTCAAATAACGGCTAAATCAGCGCTAAAGCATAGTAGAATTTGAATTTATCATTATTGTTCTACGATATGCTATTTAATACTAGCGCTATGTAGCATAGAGGAATTTGAATAAACCGTTAATTTATGTGATTGGCATCATTGTGCTGGTAACTGGTGTTAGTTAACCGCTTTTTCACATAGCCTGCTATCAGCAGTCTTCCCCTTTTGGAGTTTGGGCTATGgggaaatgaaaattaaactttatACAAGTGATGAATGATATGGCAATGAAAATCATTTCAGGAACTATactttattattgttatttcttCTGTAAAtgttatcatcatcaacattaacattGCTATTACTCGTACCTCTCCCGTAAAAGGAAGGAACCCTCCTTATTTACCTGAATTGTATTCATTTCATAGGTACTATTGCTTCTTAGTGCCATTGACTCTGCCTATAATTGTGGTTGCTGTGTACTTCCATTGGCTCAGCATGAAGATGTTCAAGCATGCTTAATGTATCTTCAAACACATTTTGAAAGAATCTACCTATATACTGTCAGAGAAACAACCATGGTTATTGCAGATTTTTTTTCGCTAGCCCTGCAGGACCAGCATTCGTCTAACCAACTTAAGGATCCGACTTTGTTCAAATTTTCTGTTGCATCCTGCTTTAGTATATGTGTTATACATACCATGACTGATTGTTTGTAAAGATCATTGATGTCTGTTTTACCTTAGAATCTTGCATGTGGGCTATCTCCAGTTTTCATGTCATGTACTATTTCTATTGAAAGTAGTTATGTATACGAACTTGGTCCTTTTAGAATGAAGGTGTGTTTGGGTAAACAATTTAATAAAACGCTTTCAATAAGTTATTCTGTAAGTTTAATTTAAGTCCTTGTTCTTAACCTATTTTGGAGAGCTTATTTAATTAAGCAAGCTAAAATCAGTTTATCAACATGTTTAAGTCTTTATATGGACTTAAACAAGACAATGACATTGAAACCATCCACCGTAAGCTGCCATTTACATTGCTTTCTTTTGGCAATTCTCAGTCCAAGTATGGTTACTTTCTGTTTGTCAAGGCTGCTAACATTCTACTCACCAttttagactattactttttccatccTATGTCATTCTCACTCGCCCCTGTgatttttccaaaaatgccctggattttaaaatccgaaccgagattttcctttgttatagggtgaaaaaaaatgagttcttcaccaattcggattttataatccgaaaacttcaaaaaataaggTGTggtccttgatttttttttccagattatataatccgaacaccCCTAAACACTTATTTTCAAGGGAAAAACAGTTCAAtttatataatccgaattgtatagcacaaattttaaacatgtttgtaacatgaaTATCCATTTtatggacaatattaatcttcataGCTCTCATCATTTTGTTTTGCATCATTGTTAGTTGTTCTTGGTCAAAAATCTGATTTTCGGGCTACTTGATTGGATTGCTTCGAAActtcccaaaaaaattagaaaaaccaAGGATCAAGACTCCTTTAAAAGGGACTTCTCATGGGACTCCGCACCTCAATCTAAATTTTCATCATTTAgacccatttttttatttttcatattctcaagCAAGATCCGAacaaatttgcattagtttattgtaaaaaaaaaaaattgcattagttttattaataatataacaaaaaaatcttaaaaaaaaaaataacatcattataatttttatttaaaaaaaacaaaatcaataccaaaaatttgtttgtgagtataattgaaatattaaaaaagtcaTCCCAACATCTTCTCAAAACCCCCCTACCTATTCTCTTTTATATCtaaattgagtaaatagtcaatttttcttctgaaattgtaagtttcatcaattacccctctgaaattaacaaaacttcaattaccccctctgaaatttcacaacgttagtcaatttaccctctccgtcaaatttttctgttagtgaacatgacgttttgcaaataccccctgaagttttgcacttatgtgcaaaatgcccccaaacttaaaaatttatattatttttttcttaaaaacaaacaattaatagttaaatattaaatttaactattaattttggagtttggaaaaactacatacatatatacatcaaaatagggaaaaatgtgtatttttaaagtgacaataatggttatttctaatagataaattattatttttagatgtttataaacaaattaatagtcagatttaaatttatattttctccttcaccatcttagtcttttaactcctccaactccttcaacaacttgctcaaaccatttaaactacacaacccccaatattaatccacaaatcatcccattattgtcactttaaaaaatacatatttttccccattttggagcctattttgatgtatatatgcatgtagttttcccaaattccaaaattaatagttagttttaatatttaactattaattgtttgtttttaagaaaaaataatataattttttaagtttgggggcattttgcacataagtgcaaaacttcagacgggtatttgcaaaatgtcatgttcactgacagaaaaatttgatggagggggtaaattgactaatgttgtgaaatttcaggggaggtaattgaagttttgttaatttcagaggataattgatgaaacttacaatttcaaggggaaattgactatttactctatcTAAATTCtacaaaaacttgtctaaatCTCTCTCGGAATTGGATCTATCACTTTCTTCAACATCTCGAATCCTCACGCCGCGGCCAGAATTGCAGAAGTAGCAGCAGGTAATAATTGTTTTGTTAGCGTTTTTGATAAAGTTTCAAAATCTGATTTTTAATCTATCTAGCTATATGTTTTAAACCAGCATATCTATTGGTTTCGCCTCGTCGAAACTGTCATATATTTTAACTTACCATTTGAACTAGAGGCTCGGGTGAATGACGTAAAagtttttggaaaatattttgagCAAACAAACTTTTAGAAGAAAGTTGTTTTAGATCATCCACAaccaaaacattaaaaatatgcCTGATTATGAGGTTCTGTGCTTGGAATGATTTTCTAGAGAATGAAAAGCTCTCTTATTAAAATTTCCTTCACAACAGAAGCTGAATTGAGAAGTTAATATCATTGATATGATATGTGTAAAGatggttaaaaaaaagtttattattatGACACTTTGACTGCTAACGAGTTCTCAAAAGACATACATATAGATTAGAGGTATTGTCATctatatgtcttttttttttggtcttagatgaagtggtaatccactgaaaataaactcacacacaactgtgaggtcccgggttcgaacctgggtcatgacgtccggccttgcaatttcggcatttacCAGTTGAGCTACGACTTCTAGACGTCATCTATATGTCTTTGCATATTCAACACTTATAATTTGTGCTCCACATGATTCCTCCATAGCATCTTTTGCACAAAGACCTTGCTTGATATCTGAAAACTtgttatgttgattttttttttgtctttctttctcAGATCAAGCTTGGAAGGAAACATGGAGTCTGGTTTAACTATCACCGCCCAAAAGCATCGTAAGAATAAATCAACATGTGAAGACGACTTATTCTACAAGTTAACTGAATCACTTATAACTCACATCATCTCTTTTCTCCCAACCAAAGATGCCGTTCGCACTTGTGTCTTATCTAAACAATGGAAACACCGTTGGACTTTCCTTACCAAACTCTCCTTACTTGATCATCATGATTCTTCCCCTTCTTCCAACTTTGTAAGTTTTGTTACCAGAGCACTGCTTCTTACTCGCACGGAAACAATTTCCCTTTCCCTCTCAGGTCAATACGACCTATCCCTTCTTGATGCATGGTTCGGTATAATGTTATTAGACCGAACACTCAAAAATCTCCGAATCCATTCACATTTTAAACTTCCCTTCTCTACATTTGCGTCTAattctcttttcaaaattaccTTATTGTTGGAAAAATTGGAATTACACCCTGAGTCAATTTCCCGCATTAAAGTTCCCTCAAAACCTGATATTCATTTTGGAAACCTAAAACATCTCAAATTgtgtaaaatcaaatttaagacCGACTCAACCATATCCCCCGACCATATTGACCTTAGGTTCCCACACCTAACAAAGTTTGAGGCTATAAACTGCTCTTGGTTTCTTGATTCTGGAGCGGTCTATGTACATGCGCCTCTACTTCAAAGCATAAACATTAAAAATGGCAGTTGCTTGTTGTATGGAGAGGACAACTCTGCTATCAATTTTGTAAGTTCTTTGCATCTGCAAGAATTCACTTTTGCAGGTTATTGTATACCACAAGGCATTATAATACCGTTCCCATATTATGCTTATGCTACAACCGCTATAGAAAAGGGTCCAGTTTATTCACCAAATCACTCAATTTTTGGCCTTCTTAGCCAATTCAGTAATGCAAAGCAAATCAGATTTCAGGTATTCGGGGTAAGTGTATGATTTAGCTTTCTTAAAAACGATATCTTTGCTGATGCTAAatcttgaatattttatttataacttCTTGTTATCAGTTATGTCATTTGTGGGTTAATAATGTAagacacatattttttttttatgtaataacaCATAAATATGTTGATATTGGCATATTGCTTTTATCTATTTGCAAAAATCAAATACGTATTTGTCCAACAGACAACTCAGCTAACACTAGTGTAACAAAATCAtctttataaactttttatataaatctgAAATATGCCGTTGGCATACACAGATTTACGTTGTTCAATAAAGAATGTTTATCTTGATGTGTCTCAACTCTTAATGatataacataattttaaatttatataaaaatttacagAGATTATCAATATGATATATACATTCAATCTAGCggtatattttataaaatatgcaTTTGATTAAAGTTATTGATCATGAGTCGTGTAATACTTGCACTATCTAAGGGTTACACCTCGGTAATTTGATGTCTTCATAAAATACTTGTCCCAAATTTCTTTCATGTATTTCATAAGTTTGTTATAATCTATAATCTAAGTTTATTCCTCTATTGCAATATGAATTAATTTCTGTGTTACCCAGGATCtggcaccaccaccaccaccacaactATGTGTATTTTCAATGTTGACGAACTTAGAGGTTTTCTTCGTTAGTGTTGATGTTCTCTTAGCTTTACTTCAAAAATCACCAGTTCTTAAGATACTAACTCTCAAGGTTGGTAATTAGTTTTTTATCCACTTTTCTTTTTGCTCTTTTAGCGTCTTATTTATACTTTTGTTTGATGGTTGGTTTATCATTAGGGAATACATGAATTTGCGGAAGAGCGTTTGAATTCTGCTGTTGTGCCAAAATGTTTCGCATCTCTTGAGGATGTGAATTTGGAAGTTGATGGAGTCCAGCATGAGCTGTTTTTAGCtaaattttttatggaaaaagatAGATGGACATACCAATTCCATACACCCCCATATACACCCCTTATGTGGCATGGGTATTTTGGAAATTTCACACAGCTTTCTCTTTCTCaccctcttctctctcttaGATCTACCTTTCTTCTCCTTCTCGCTCTGCCTCTCACTCACCCGCCACCACCACCAGCCACCGCCGCATGCTTGCCCTTCGCCCCACCTCTCCATTTGATGGTCGGCCGTTGGTCCTCCTCTCTCTTTCTCATCGaccgccaccaccaccaccttcatCACCGGTCACCACCATAATTGGAAAATTCTAATCTCTGAAAATTGCAAGGAGTGGTTCTTTGATAGTAAGTGGGAAAATTCtaaaccaaattttattttaaaccttTACCCCATGAaacttcttcttttctttgcaATATCTAATCTCTGAAAATTGATGCTAATTTAGATcttctaaaaaattgtatattttcaaTTTGCAGGTATTGCTCCAGATcttctaaaaaattgtatattttcaaTTTGCAAGGATTATTCGGAACAGACCTGTGCAAATTCCTGGTTGGATTATTAAAGACATTCTGATATCTAATGTGAAGTCGAAACACATAAAGACAACCAATTTTGAACGTATGAAAGAATTGTTGTTACGACATTGCCAAATTATGGTATgttgttcatttatttaaatgcAGAGAAAAAATGGTTACGTCTTTGACAAATTATGGTTATATTATTCGCTTATTTGGTTATCTGTAAGTTAcatgtgcaaaaaaaaaaaatcaattcgaGTCAATTTGTGAGTGAGACATTCAAAGTTATCACCATCCATGTACTTCAAATTATTAAGGGCAGCATATTTTATGCTGTTAGGTCGGATATGAGAATGACGACCAATTTTGAATGTAGGGAAATAAATGGTTACGCATTTGACAAATTATGgttatattgtttgtttatttgGTTATCAAGTAAGTTCAACAGGAACACTTGTAATTGGTTTAATAGCAGGAGCAAGTGTGTTAGCAGCAGGTCCATTCTCTGGTGGGTGAATCAACCATGCATGTGCTTTTGGTTCTGCTTCCATTGCTAGAACATTCAGGAATCAAGCTGTCTATTGGGTTGGTCTTTTGGTTGGTGCAGCTGTTGCTGGTCTTCTTTATGATAATGTGTTGTTCCCTTCTCAGAATTCAGATTCTATTAGAGGGGTTTCAGATGGAACAGTTAGGATGTAATCTTATCATTTGCTTAAATAATTGTAAGTTACTTGTgttgttacaacttacaagtaTATGAATGTTCCATATATTTGGCTTCTTGATTTTAACTAAGGCGTAAAAATATGACTTGTGTGCCAAATATTTTGAATCACTGCATTAaatttgctaatatttgttcaagtataCAGGACAATAGACAAAATTTGTAATCTTAAAttggtcttggaagaacaaataaagaataattggatatgttaatattgtgttttttctcaccttcataatGAGAAAGACAAATTGGTTAGGGAAAGAAATTGTGGTTACGCCTTTGATATTTAGTGGTTAACTAGATCAGAAATATGGTTAGTTTTCCTAAAGACAGTCATGGATATAAAATAATTCACATAAGTCATGGTTAGCATTCATTAATCACTTATGTTAACGGTCCAACATACCTAATCTAATTTGATCACTGCACTAAAAACCTATCCAACAATAAAGAACTTCTTTTACAATCTACGAGTTTATCACGCCTAAAGATTGACAAGTTCTAATTTctggaaaaatagtggtcacgcatCTTAAAAAATGTGGTTACACAGACTATATATCTGGCTAGTTTAACTTTCTCAGGTGTAAATAATCCCATTTTAGACGAATCGAACATAATCTCATTTGATCACTGCACTAAAAGTCTTTCCAACTATAAATAACTTCTATTACAATCTGCGAGTTTATCACGCCTAAAGACGGACAAGTTCTAATTTCTGAAAAAATAATGGTCACGCATCTTAAAAAATGTGGTTACACGGACTATATATTGGGCTAGTTTAACTTTCTCAGGTATAAATAATCCCATTTTAGACAAATCGGACACAATCTCATTTGATCACTTCACTAAAAGCCTTTCCAAGTATAAATAACTTCTATTACAATCTGCGAGTTTATCACGCCTAAAGACGGACAAGTTCTAATTTctggaaaaatagtggtcacgcatCGTAAAAAATGTGGTTACACAAACTATATATTTGGCTAGTTTAACTTTCTCATGTATAAAtaatcacattttagacaaatCGGACACAATCTCATTTGATCACTGCACTAAAAGCCTTTTCAACTATAAATAACTTCTATTACAATCTGCGAGTTTATCATGCCTAAAGACGGACAAGTTCTAATTTctggaaaaatagtggtcacgcatCTTAAAAAATGTGGTTACACAGACTATATATCTGGCTAGTTTAACTTTCCCAGGTATAAATAATCTCATTTTAGGTGAATCGAACACAAAATCTCATTTGATCATTGCACTAAAAGTCTTTCAAACCATAAATAACTTCTTTTACAATCTGCGAGTTTATCACGCCTAAAGACGGACAAGTTCTAATTTCTGAAAAAATAGTGATCACACAAGTATAAATACCTCACAAACCATATATTTGACTAGTTTACCTTTCCCAAGTATAAATAATCTTGTTTTAAGAGAATCGAACACATAACATGCAGAGTGACTCATTAAACTGCAGGATAGTTCAACAATGTTAATAACCAACAACATATGGtgtttcaattaattaaaaaatagcaTCAAAAAAATTCTACATTACAATCATATCAAAACACCTCACTAATTTAAATCATATTCTTTATGCATCCATCCTTCACCCACGATGAAAGCAGATTACCAAAGTTACCATATATCCAGGTTTCCATCTTAAAATTTTCGATAACCAAAACAATGAACAACGTGACCACAATTTTTAAGAGGCGTCACCATTATTATATCGAGGTTTCAAAGTTTTCGTCTTTATGCGCAAACCTCAGATGAGATCAAAGACTCAATTTAGACTCCAAGAAATATGGAGTGCCCATAAGTTTTACGATTCTCTGTTTGTATAGCACAAAACTAAGTTTTTCCATCTTAAAATTTTTGATAACCAAAACAATGAACAATGTGACCACAATATTTAAGAGGCGTCACCATTATTTTATCCAGGTTTTCAAAATGTTCATCTTTACGCGCGCTTACCTCAGATGAGATCAAATATGCAATTTAGACTCCAAGAAACAAGGAGGGCCATAAGTTTTATGATACCCTGTTTGTATGGCACAAATTAAGTTTTTCTTGAAAACTAATAGTAGTTACACCAATTAAAAGGATATTACATAAAAAGCATATCACTGGCTAACAACATATTATGTTTCACCAATACTATCACCTTGACAGGGTCTTAGGAAattcaaaacatttaaaaataatttacttaaACATTTCATCATGGAACTTCAGTatctttcttcctcttcttcatatCACCTTTCACCCACCATGTCCGCATAAACCCACTATCCACACAGTTTCTTGGCTTATCTTTAATTCGAGTGATCAAGGTTGATGCTTGCAGATGTTCATTACACGAAACATTTGCTACCTCTCTTTCAGTAACCCTTTCAATATCTTCCATTGAGACGTCTCCACACCATTTCCTTCTTTCAATACATCTTCGTCCATGCGACCTGAATGTGCAGCTTCATCTATGGATGGAGGTAACAACTGCCTCATTTCTCTACATTCCAATTCAAATACTATAATCCTTGCCTTGAGCCCTTTATTAGCAACTACCGATTGTTAGCAACTAACCGACTGTGAGAAGAATCTTGCTTCCATTTAATATATGCACTGATCATTCTATCGCCTCCCTAACAACTTCATCTGCAACCTCTTCTTTAGTTGCGCTCAACTCTTCAATAACCTGTGGAGGTTAATATGATATAAGAATTAATAAACTATCAACACGGTTGCATTTATACATGTTTCTCTTTACAGGATAAATTTACCTCACACGCAACAACAGAGCAGAGGAGTTTAGTTAacaagtttgataaaaaagTGTTTAAGTCTATCTTTATTTTGGTTAGATTTTCAAAAGTCTGTCAAAGATGGAC from Medicago truncatula cultivar Jemalong A17 chromosome 8, MtrunA17r5.0-ANR, whole genome shotgun sequence includes the following:
- the LOC25500052 gene encoding putative FBD-associated F-box protein At5g56690; this encodes MESGLTITAQKHRKNKSTCEDDLFYKLTESLITHIISFLPTKDAVRTCVLSKQWKHRWTFLTKLSLLDHHDSSPSSNFVSFVTRALLLTRTETISLSLSGQYDLSLLDAWFGIMLLDRTLKNLRIHSHFKLPFSTFASNSLFKITLLLEKLELHPESISRIKVPSKPDIHFGNLKHLKLCKIKFKTDSTISPDHIDLRFPHLTKFEAINCSWFLDSGAVYVHAPLLQSINIKNGSCLLYGEDNSAINFVSSLHLQEFTFAGYCIPQGIIIPFPYYAYATTAIEKGPVYSPNHSIFGLLSQFSNAKQIRFQDLAPPPPPQLCVFSMLTNLEVFFVSVDVLLALLQKSPVLKILTLKGIHEFAEERLNSAVVPKCFASLEDVNLEVDGVQHELFLAKFFMEKDRWTYQFHTPPYTPLMWHGYFGNFTQLSLSHPLLSLRSTFLLLLALPLTHPPPPPATAACLPFAPPLHLMVGRWSSSLFLIDRHHHHLHHRSPP